In Drosophila yakuba strain Tai18E2 chromosome 2R, Prin_Dyak_Tai18E2_2.1, whole genome shotgun sequence, a single genomic region encodes these proteins:
- the LOC6530650 gene encoding kinase D-interacting substrate of 220 kDa isoform X12, whose protein sequence is MKLSKSFDELILNASRLSLNNLRSPAKKKGKNNINRFGDSMGSLGHRALLQYIDNNDISGLRAILDSRHLTIDDRDENATTVLMVVAGRGLTAFVREFLARGADVQAEDLDNWTALLCASRNGHLDVVQLLLDHGAEVEHRDMGGWTSLMWAAYRGHTELVRLLLDKGADGNAHGNYHLGALLWAAGRGYKDIVELLVQRGAKVNVGDKYGTTALVWACRRGNVEIVDTLLKAGANVDTAGMYSWTPLLVAAAGGHTDCVSSILEKKPNVNALDKDGMTALCIASREGFQDIAASLIAAGAYINIQDRGADTPLIHAVKAGHRTVVEALLKKHADVDIQGKDRKTAIYTAVEKGHTPIVRLLLATNPDLESATKDGDTPLLRAVRNRNLEIVHLLLDRKAKVTASDKRGDTCLHIAMRARSKAIVEALLRNPKHSQLLYRANKAGETPYNIDSLHQKTILGQVFGARRLNTNEDSEGMLGYELYSSALADVLSEPTLTTPITVGLYAKWGSGKSFLLNKLRDEMNNFARQWAEPPIRTSGLLFIVCLHLALLIGTIVGLSTWSAVVGVSAAVGFLLLAYLLLAAVRYCNYQMDMQWAYSVQHGLEKRMTRLRLILQVAFCHPPGPQSDSQAKPVRFHFAEANSASPTGDGAVAHMLAALLDAIESHYGWLATRLYRAFRPKCLKVDVGWRWRRMCCIPIVLVFELALVTLVTGISLIVAYFTFADEKEKEQILVALYVIAAVMGTLICTHLHVLAKVFVSLFTSHIRLLKRAVRSSESAPLTMLGAEVAVMTDMVKCLDAFTNQQSRLVGVIDALDSCDTERILTLLNAVQTLLSSPNRPFVLLISVDPHVIAKAAEANSRRLFTEGGIGGHDFLRNLVHLPVYLQNSGLRKVQRAQMTALLFKRSGGGDYQTDDGPTLGHSVSARRLSNASEIISSQEKLRGPARGGGGKKMRLSESVASSTGSNLHRLGQNPQTVLDLSRIVLTDDYFSDVNPRSMRRLMNVIYITVRLLKAFQIDFSWYRLSSWINLTEQWPLRASMIVLHHDQFMDGNADESVSLQSVYEKLRPKLAYLREAAPLLELDRDERKLDAFLQLHKSDLLVADLRIFLPFTINLDPYLRKVLKEDQQTIEDEGSLVIQTRPSVSNTMRQFPAPTTYVPSPQAYPPYQMFQNEYPANELRSRNLSTSTEPVTPLISSPSDSFGDDILQTKLTDLTVEGVISLLERIEDMKPSLAKLAPVLRENAINGRVLKHCDMPDLKSVLGLSFGHWELFRLLITTLRECERLPRKQPRQQQQPAALEAPSNVPMIKDVTDALMQPPRESLSRKNSVSHMEKQVTLEEQMICGTLQTLNEEAYEDVASSERPSPTELDTPSAGAAMTTPLLGASGSVPPPTGRDSILKQQGSVKVDKRVSIQQTATNNNNKLTPNVEYVSERQPEVQGATKRLTTKPPPGPRPASLIITRNDSNSQFQLLRSSSVDYDDVEAQEHRTTIRTTLLEQQEEEESAPFVFTVRK, encoded by the exons AACATAAATCGCTTCGGAGACTCCATGGGTTCGCTGGGACATCGTGCCTTGTTGCAGTACATCGATAATAATGATATATCCGGTCTGCGCGCTATCTTGGACAGCCGTCATCTTACCATCGACGATCGGGATGAG AATGCCACCACAGTGTTGATGGTAGTGGCTGGACGCGGTTTGACTGCGTTTGTCCGCGAGTTTCTGGCCCGCGGTGCCGATGTTCAGGCAGAGGATTTGGACAACTGGACGGCACTGCTGTGTGCCTCCCGAAACGGGCACTTGGATGTTGTCCAACTGCTGCTGGACCATGGCGCTGAAGTGGAGCACCGTGATATG GGTGGCTGGACCAGTTTGATGTGGGCAGCTTACCGCGGGCACACGGAGCTGGTGCGCCTTCTGCTGGACAAGGGAGCCGATGGCAATGCCCATGGCAACTACCACCTGGGCGCCCTTCTGTGGGCGGCGGGCCGTGGCTACAAGGACATCGTGGAGCTGCTGGTGCAACGCGGCGCAAAAGTGAATGTGGGTGATAAGTATGGAACCACAGCCCTGGTATGGGCATGCAGGCGAGGAAATGTGGAGATTGTGGACACGTTACTTAAGGCTGGAGCCAATGTGGACACCGCTGGCATGTATTCATGGACGCCTCTGCTCGTTGCGGCCGCCGGCGGCCATACGGATTGCGTTAGTTCCATTCTCGAGAAGAAGCCAAATGTGAATGCCTTGGACAAAGATGGAATGACTGCCCTTTGCATAGCGAGTCGAGAGGGTTTCCAGGATATTGCCGCCTCCCTTATTGCGGCTGGTGCCTACATAAATATCCAGGATCGCGGAGCAGATACCCCGCTCATACATGCCGTTAAAGCTGGTCATCGAACTGTGGTGGAGGCTCTGCTCAAGAAACATGCCGACGTGGATATACAGGGAAAAGATCGCAAGACGGCCATTTACACCGCGGTGGAGAAAGGACATACGCCGATTGTTAGGCTACTGTTGGCCACCAATCCCGATCTGGAATCCGCCACCAAGGATGGCGACACTCCCCTGCTGAGAGCTGTACGAAATCGTAACTTGGAGATTGTGCATCTGCTGCTAGATCGGAAGGCCAAGGTGACTGCTAGCGATAAAAGGGGCGACACCTGCCTGCACATTGCAATGCGGGCAAGGAGCAAGGCGATTGTGGAGGCTCTCCTGCGAAATCCGAAGCACAGTCAGCTCTTGTATAGAGCCAACAAAGCTGGAGAAACGCCCTACAACATTGACTCCCTGCACCAGAAGACCATATTGGGCCAGGTCTTTGGCGCCAGACGTCTGAACACCAACGAGGACTCTGAGGGAATGCTGGGCTACGAGCTGTACTCCTCTGCCTTAGCGGATGTGCTCAGTGAGCCGACATTAACCACTCCCATTACCGTGGGACTCTACGCCAAATGGGGCAGTGGAAAGAGTTTCCTGCTAAATAAGCTGCGCGACGAGATGAACAACTTTGCGCGCCAGTGGGCGGAACCACCGATTCGAACCAGTGGCCTGCTCTTCATCGTCTGCCTTCATTTGGCATTGCTCATTGGAACTATTGTGGGACTGAGCACCTGGTCAGCGGTTGTGGGCGTGTCGGCGGCTGTCGGATTCTTGCTGCTCGCTTATCTGCTTCTGGCAGCAGTGAGATACTGCAATTACCAGATGGACATGCAGTGGGCCTACTCTGTGCAACATGGTCTCGAGAAGAGAATGACGAGATTGCGTCTGATACTTCAGGTGGCCTTTTGCCATCCGCCGGGACCACAATCGGATTCACAGGCCAAACCCGTGCGGTTTCACTTTGCGGAGGCCAACAGCGCTTCACCCACAGGTGATGGAGCTGTAGCTCATATGTTGGCCGCTCTCTTAGATGCTATAGAATCTCACTACGGATGGCTGGCCACGAGATTGTACCGAGCCTTTCGTCCGAAGTGCTTGAAAGTGGATGTTGGCTGGCGTTGGCGTCGCATGTGCTGTATCCCAATCGTTTTGGTCTTCGAACTAGCCCTCGTCACCCTGGTTACTGGCATCTCTCTCATCGTGGCCTACTTCACGTTTGCCGATGAGAAGGAAAAGGAACAGATATTGGTCGCTCTTTATGTGATTGCAGCCGTGATGGGCACGCTGATCTGTACACATCTCCATGTCCTGGCTAAGGTGTTTGTATCCCTGTTCACCTCCCACATCCGACTGCTGAAGAGGGCTGTTCGGTCCAGTGAATCGGCTCCGTTGACTATGCTGGGTGCCGAGGTGGCCGTGATGACGGACATGGTCAAGTGCCTGGATGCTTTCACCAATCAGCAGAGTCGCTTAGTTGGCGTGATCGATGCCTTGGATTCCTGTGACACCGAGAGGATTCTCACTCTTCTGAATGCTGTGCAAACGCTTCTTTCTTCACCTAACCGACCATTTGTTTTGCTCATTTCTGTGGATCCACACGTCATAGCCAAAGCAGCGGAGGCTAATAGCCGACGACTCTTTACGGAGGGCGGAATCGGAGGACATGACTTCCTGAGAAATTTGGTGCATCTGCCTGTTTATTTGCAAAACTCCGGACTGAGAAAGGTACAACGAGCCCAGATGACAGCGCTGCTGTTCAAGCGAAGTGGCGGAGGAGATTACCAGACAGACGATGGACCGACATTGGGTCACTCTGTATCTGCTCGTCGACTGTCCAATGCCTCTGAGATAATCTCCAGTCAGGAGAAGCTCCGCGGACCCGCCCGAGGAGGTGGTGGAAAGAAGATGCGTCTCTCCGAATCCGTGGCCAGCTCTACTGGTTCCAATCTTCACCGCCTGGGTCAGAACCCACAGACTGTGCTTGATCTATCGCGCATTGTGCTCACGGATGATTACTTCAGCGATGTGAATCCACGAAGTATGCGCCGCCTGATGAACGTGATCTACATCACGGTGCGCTTGCTCAAGGCCTTCCAGATTGACTTCAGCTGGTATCGTCTTAGTTCCTGGATCAATCTGACTGAGCAGTGGCCATTGAGGGCAAGTATGATAGTGCTGCATCACGACCAGTTCATGGATGGCAATGCGGATGAGAGTGTTTCGCTGCAAAGCGTTTACGAGAA ACTGCGACCGAAACTCGCTTACTTGAGAGAGGCTGCTCCACTCCTGGAGTTGGATCGAGATGAACGAAAGCTCGACGCCTTCCTGCAGCTGCACAAATCAGATTTACTCGTGGCGGATCTGCGCATCTTCTTGCCCTTCACCATTAATCTGGATCCTTACTTAAGAAAGGTCTTAAAGG AGGATCAGCAAACCATCGAGGACGAGGGTTCCCTAGTGATACAAACCAGGCCCAGCGTTTCCAATACCATGCGTCAATTCCCAGCGCCCACCACCTACGTGCCTTCGCCGCAGGCCTATCCACCCTACCAAATGTTCCAGAACGAGTATCCTGCCAATGAGCTACGCTCCAGGAATCTCAGCACGAGCACAGAGCCTGTCACCCCGCTTATTAGCTCACCTAGTGATTCGTTTGGT GATGACATCCTGCAAACCAAGCTGACCGATTTGACCGTCGAGGGAGTCATCAGTCTGCTGGAGCGGATCGAGGACATGAAACCATCGTTGGCCAAACTAGCTCCTGTGCTCCGCGAGAACGCAATCAATGGTCGTGTCCTGAAGCACTGCGATATGCCGGATCTGAAATCG GTTCTGGGCCTGAGCTTTGGCCACTGGGAGCTGTTCCGCCTGCTGATCACCACGTTGCGGGAATGCGAGCGTTTGCCACGAAAGCAGCcgcgccagcagcaacaaccggCCGCGTTGGAGGCGCCATCGAATGTCCCAATGATTAAGGATGTTACGGATGCCCTGATGCAGCCACCCAGGGAATCCCTCTCGCGGAAGAACTCTGTCAGTCATATGGAGAAGCAG GTCACGCTGGAGGAGCAGATGATCTGCGGCACCTTACAGACTCTGAATGAGGAGGCGTACGAGGATGTGGCCAGTAGCGAGAGACCGAGTCCCACAG AACTCGACACGCCGAGTGCCGGAGCAGCAATGACGACCCCATTGCTCGGTGCCTCCGGCTCTGTGCCACCGCCAACAGGTCGGGATTCTATTTTAAAACAGCAGGGAAGCGTCAAAGTCGACAAGCGAGTATCGATTCAACAAACGGCgaccaacaataacaacaagctTACGCCAAATGTGGAGTATGTTTCCGAACGCCAGCCGGAGGTCCAAGGAGCAACCAAGCGCTTGACAACCAAGCCGCCACCAG GACCTCGTCCCGCATCGCTGATCATCACCAGAAACGATTCCAACTCACAGTTCCAGCTGCTGCGATCCTCCTCAGTGGACTACGACGATGTGGAGGCCCAGGAGCACCGAACCACGATTAGGACCACTTTGCTGGAACAGCAGGAGGAAGAGGAATCAGCCCCGTTCGTGTTTACAGTGCGAAAATGA
- the LOC6530650 gene encoding kinase D-interacting substrate of 220 kDa isoform X10 — translation MRRTPKLQLVGRAYSEMSPLNPDPLAESPSTSNAGQDRRGDQSGYGSIFPFGLLRGSFGRGGNASQNINRFGDSMGSLGHRALLQYIDNNDISGLRAILDSRHLTIDDRDENATTVLMVVAGRGLTAFVREFLARGADVQAEDLDNWTALLCASRNGHLDVVQLLLDHGAEVEHRDMGGWTSLMWAAYRGHTELVRLLLDKGADGNAHGNYHLGALLWAAGRGYKDIVELLVQRGAKVNVGDKYGTTALVWACRRGNVEIVDTLLKAGANVDTAGMYSWTPLLVAAAGGHTDCVSSILEKKPNVNALDKDGMTALCIASREGFQDIAASLIAAGAYINIQDRGADTPLIHAVKAGHRTVVEALLKKHADVDIQGKDRKTAIYTAVEKGHTPIVRLLLATNPDLESATKDGDTPLLRAVRNRNLEIVHLLLDRKAKVTASDKRGDTCLHIAMRARSKAIVEALLRNPKHSQLLYRANKAGETPYNIDSLHQKTILGQVFGARRLNTNEDSEGMLGYELYSSALADVLSEPTLTTPITVGLYAKWGSGKSFLLNKLRDEMNNFARQWAEPPIRTSGLLFIVCLHLALLIGTIVGLSTWSAVVGVSAAVGFLLLAYLLLAAVRYCNYQMDMQWAYSVQHGLEKRMTRLRLILQVAFCHPPGPQSDSQAKPVRFHFAEANSASPTGDGAVAHMLAALLDAIESHYGWLATRLYRAFRPKCLKVDVGWRWRRMCCIPIVLVFELALVTLVTGISLIVAYFTFADEKEKEQILVALYVIAAVMGTLICTHLHVLAKVFVSLFTSHIRLLKRAVRSSESAPLTMLGAEVAVMTDMVKCLDAFTNQQSRLVGVIDALDSCDTERILTLLNAVQTLLSSPNRPFVLLISVDPHVIAKAAEANSRRLFTEGGIGGHDFLRNLVHLPVYLQNSGLRKVQRAQMTALLFKRSGGGDYQTDDGPTLGHSVSARRLSNASEIISSQEKLRGPARGGGGKKMRLSESVASSTGSNLHRLGQNPQTVLDLSRIVLTDDYFSDVNPRSMRRLMNVIYITVRLLKAFQIDFSWYRLSSWINLTEQWPLRASMIVLHHDQFMDGNADESVSLQSVYEKLRPKLAYLREAAPLLELDRDERKLDAFLQLHKSDLLVADLRIFLPFTINLDPYLRKVLKEDQQTIEDEGSLVIQTRPSVSNTMRQFPAPTTYVPSPQAYPPYQMFQNEYPANELRSRNLSTSTEPVTPLISSPSDSFGDDILQTKLTDLTVEGVISLLERIEDMKPSLAKLAPVLRENAINGRVLKHCDMPDLKSVLGLSFGHWELFRLLITTLRECERLPRKQPRQQQQPAALEAPSNVPMIKDVTDALMQPPRESLSRKNSVSHMEKQVTLEEQMICGTLQTLNEEAYEDVASSERPSPTELDTPSAGAAMTTPLLGASGSVPPPTGRDSILKQQGSVKVDKRVSIQQTATNNNNKLTPNVEYVSERQPEVQGATKRLTTKPPPGPRPASLIITRNDSNSQFQLLRSSSVDYDDVEAQEHRTTIRTTLLEQQEEEESAPFVFTVRK, via the exons AACATAAATCGCTTCGGAGACTCCATGGGTTCGCTGGGACATCGTGCCTTGTTGCAGTACATCGATAATAATGATATATCCGGTCTGCGCGCTATCTTGGACAGCCGTCATCTTACCATCGACGATCGGGATGAG AATGCCACCACAGTGTTGATGGTAGTGGCTGGACGCGGTTTGACTGCGTTTGTCCGCGAGTTTCTGGCCCGCGGTGCCGATGTTCAGGCAGAGGATTTGGACAACTGGACGGCACTGCTGTGTGCCTCCCGAAACGGGCACTTGGATGTTGTCCAACTGCTGCTGGACCATGGCGCTGAAGTGGAGCACCGTGATATG GGTGGCTGGACCAGTTTGATGTGGGCAGCTTACCGCGGGCACACGGAGCTGGTGCGCCTTCTGCTGGACAAGGGAGCCGATGGCAATGCCCATGGCAACTACCACCTGGGCGCCCTTCTGTGGGCGGCGGGCCGTGGCTACAAGGACATCGTGGAGCTGCTGGTGCAACGCGGCGCAAAAGTGAATGTGGGTGATAAGTATGGAACCACAGCCCTGGTATGGGCATGCAGGCGAGGAAATGTGGAGATTGTGGACACGTTACTTAAGGCTGGAGCCAATGTGGACACCGCTGGCATGTATTCATGGACGCCTCTGCTCGTTGCGGCCGCCGGCGGCCATACGGATTGCGTTAGTTCCATTCTCGAGAAGAAGCCAAATGTGAATGCCTTGGACAAAGATGGAATGACTGCCCTTTGCATAGCGAGTCGAGAGGGTTTCCAGGATATTGCCGCCTCCCTTATTGCGGCTGGTGCCTACATAAATATCCAGGATCGCGGAGCAGATACCCCGCTCATACATGCCGTTAAAGCTGGTCATCGAACTGTGGTGGAGGCTCTGCTCAAGAAACATGCCGACGTGGATATACAGGGAAAAGATCGCAAGACGGCCATTTACACCGCGGTGGAGAAAGGACATACGCCGATTGTTAGGCTACTGTTGGCCACCAATCCCGATCTGGAATCCGCCACCAAGGATGGCGACACTCCCCTGCTGAGAGCTGTACGAAATCGTAACTTGGAGATTGTGCATCTGCTGCTAGATCGGAAGGCCAAGGTGACTGCTAGCGATAAAAGGGGCGACACCTGCCTGCACATTGCAATGCGGGCAAGGAGCAAGGCGATTGTGGAGGCTCTCCTGCGAAATCCGAAGCACAGTCAGCTCTTGTATAGAGCCAACAAAGCTGGAGAAACGCCCTACAACATTGACTCCCTGCACCAGAAGACCATATTGGGCCAGGTCTTTGGCGCCAGACGTCTGAACACCAACGAGGACTCTGAGGGAATGCTGGGCTACGAGCTGTACTCCTCTGCCTTAGCGGATGTGCTCAGTGAGCCGACATTAACCACTCCCATTACCGTGGGACTCTACGCCAAATGGGGCAGTGGAAAGAGTTTCCTGCTAAATAAGCTGCGCGACGAGATGAACAACTTTGCGCGCCAGTGGGCGGAACCACCGATTCGAACCAGTGGCCTGCTCTTCATCGTCTGCCTTCATTTGGCATTGCTCATTGGAACTATTGTGGGACTGAGCACCTGGTCAGCGGTTGTGGGCGTGTCGGCGGCTGTCGGATTCTTGCTGCTCGCTTATCTGCTTCTGGCAGCAGTGAGATACTGCAATTACCAGATGGACATGCAGTGGGCCTACTCTGTGCAACATGGTCTCGAGAAGAGAATGACGAGATTGCGTCTGATACTTCAGGTGGCCTTTTGCCATCCGCCGGGACCACAATCGGATTCACAGGCCAAACCCGTGCGGTTTCACTTTGCGGAGGCCAACAGCGCTTCACCCACAGGTGATGGAGCTGTAGCTCATATGTTGGCCGCTCTCTTAGATGCTATAGAATCTCACTACGGATGGCTGGCCACGAGATTGTACCGAGCCTTTCGTCCGAAGTGCTTGAAAGTGGATGTTGGCTGGCGTTGGCGTCGCATGTGCTGTATCCCAATCGTTTTGGTCTTCGAACTAGCCCTCGTCACCCTGGTTACTGGCATCTCTCTCATCGTGGCCTACTTCACGTTTGCCGATGAGAAGGAAAAGGAACAGATATTGGTCGCTCTTTATGTGATTGCAGCCGTGATGGGCACGCTGATCTGTACACATCTCCATGTCCTGGCTAAGGTGTTTGTATCCCTGTTCACCTCCCACATCCGACTGCTGAAGAGGGCTGTTCGGTCCAGTGAATCGGCTCCGTTGACTATGCTGGGTGCCGAGGTGGCCGTGATGACGGACATGGTCAAGTGCCTGGATGCTTTCACCAATCAGCAGAGTCGCTTAGTTGGCGTGATCGATGCCTTGGATTCCTGTGACACCGAGAGGATTCTCACTCTTCTGAATGCTGTGCAAACGCTTCTTTCTTCACCTAACCGACCATTTGTTTTGCTCATTTCTGTGGATCCACACGTCATAGCCAAAGCAGCGGAGGCTAATAGCCGACGACTCTTTACGGAGGGCGGAATCGGAGGACATGACTTCCTGAGAAATTTGGTGCATCTGCCTGTTTATTTGCAAAACTCCGGACTGAGAAAGGTACAACGAGCCCAGATGACAGCGCTGCTGTTCAAGCGAAGTGGCGGAGGAGATTACCAGACAGACGATGGACCGACATTGGGTCACTCTGTATCTGCTCGTCGACTGTCCAATGCCTCTGAGATAATCTCCAGTCAGGAGAAGCTCCGCGGACCCGCCCGAGGAGGTGGTGGAAAGAAGATGCGTCTCTCCGAATCCGTGGCCAGCTCTACTGGTTCCAATCTTCACCGCCTGGGTCAGAACCCACAGACTGTGCTTGATCTATCGCGCATTGTGCTCACGGATGATTACTTCAGCGATGTGAATCCACGAAGTATGCGCCGCCTGATGAACGTGATCTACATCACGGTGCGCTTGCTCAAGGCCTTCCAGATTGACTTCAGCTGGTATCGTCTTAGTTCCTGGATCAATCTGACTGAGCAGTGGCCATTGAGGGCAAGTATGATAGTGCTGCATCACGACCAGTTCATGGATGGCAATGCGGATGAGAGTGTTTCGCTGCAAAGCGTTTACGAGAA ACTGCGACCGAAACTCGCTTACTTGAGAGAGGCTGCTCCACTCCTGGAGTTGGATCGAGATGAACGAAAGCTCGACGCCTTCCTGCAGCTGCACAAATCAGATTTACTCGTGGCGGATCTGCGCATCTTCTTGCCCTTCACCATTAATCTGGATCCTTACTTAAGAAAGGTCTTAAAGG AGGATCAGCAAACCATCGAGGACGAGGGTTCCCTAGTGATACAAACCAGGCCCAGCGTTTCCAATACCATGCGTCAATTCCCAGCGCCCACCACCTACGTGCCTTCGCCGCAGGCCTATCCACCCTACCAAATGTTCCAGAACGAGTATCCTGCCAATGAGCTACGCTCCAGGAATCTCAGCACGAGCACAGAGCCTGTCACCCCGCTTATTAGCTCACCTAGTGATTCGTTTGGT GATGACATCCTGCAAACCAAGCTGACCGATTTGACCGTCGAGGGAGTCATCAGTCTGCTGGAGCGGATCGAGGACATGAAACCATCGTTGGCCAAACTAGCTCCTGTGCTCCGCGAGAACGCAATCAATGGTCGTGTCCTGAAGCACTGCGATATGCCGGATCTGAAATCG GTTCTGGGCCTGAGCTTTGGCCACTGGGAGCTGTTCCGCCTGCTGATCACCACGTTGCGGGAATGCGAGCGTTTGCCACGAAAGCAGCcgcgccagcagcaacaaccggCCGCGTTGGAGGCGCCATCGAATGTCCCAATGATTAAGGATGTTACGGATGCCCTGATGCAGCCACCCAGGGAATCCCTCTCGCGGAAGAACTCTGTCAGTCATATGGAGAAGCAG GTCACGCTGGAGGAGCAGATGATCTGCGGCACCTTACAGACTCTGAATGAGGAGGCGTACGAGGATGTGGCCAGTAGCGAGAGACCGAGTCCCACAG AACTCGACACGCCGAGTGCCGGAGCAGCAATGACGACCCCATTGCTCGGTGCCTCCGGCTCTGTGCCACCGCCAACAGGTCGGGATTCTATTTTAAAACAGCAGGGAAGCGTCAAAGTCGACAAGCGAGTATCGATTCAACAAACGGCgaccaacaataacaacaagctTACGCCAAATGTGGAGTATGTTTCCGAACGCCAGCCGGAGGTCCAAGGAGCAACCAAGCGCTTGACAACCAAGCCGCCACCAG GACCTCGTCCCGCATCGCTGATCATCACCAGAAACGATTCCAACTCACAGTTCCAGCTGCTGCGATCCTCCTCAGTGGACTACGACGATGTGGAGGCCCAGGAGCACCGAACCACGATTAGGACCACTTTGCTGGAACAGCAGGAGGAAGAGGAATCAGCCCCGTTCGTGTTTACAGTGCGAAAATGA